One genomic region from Streptomyces sp. NBC_00582 encodes:
- a CDS encoding DegT/DnrJ/EryC1/StrS family aminotransferase has product MLRAAGVGVGDEVIVPAFGNAEVAGAVSLAGALPMFADVDPVTYCLDPAAVEAAVTPRTAAVVVVHRFGRPADVPRLHLVGQRHGLLVLEQAESEAPYDEIARRRERAAYLDARLRGVRTPDGGDGHSYQQYVVRVPGNGRPDRDAFARALRGRGVDCRVPVKTPLHRLPEYRRCVSLPETELAADETLALPVDASLTKRDMQRIVAACNALGGLLQPAF; this is encoded by the coding sequence ATGCTCAGGGCCGCAGGTGTCGGAGTGGGTGACGAGGTCATCGTGCCGGCTTTCGGGAACGCCGAAGTCGCCGGGGCGGTCTCCCTCGCGGGTGCGCTGCCGATGTTCGCCGACGTGGACCCCGTGACCTACTGCCTGGATCCGGCCGCTGTCGAAGCGGCCGTAACTCCGCGCACGGCGGCCGTCGTTGTCGTACACCGCTTCGGGCGGCCCGCCGATGTGCCGCGGTTGCACCTGGTCGGGCAGCGGCACGGGCTGCTGGTACTGGAGCAGGCGGAGTCCGAGGCGCCGTACGACGAGATCGCTCGGCGGCGGGAGCGGGCGGCCTATCTCGATGCGCGGCTGCGGGGAGTGCGCACGCCCGACGGCGGCGACGGGCACTCGTACCAGCAGTACGTCGTCAGAGTGCCGGGGAACGGCCGGCCCGACCGGGACGCCTTCGCTCGGGCCCTGCGGGGGAGGGGAGTTGACTGCCGGGTGCCGGTGAAGACTCCGCTGCACCGGCTGCCCGAGTACCGGCGCTGTGTGTCGCTGCCGGAGACCGAACTCGCCGCGGACGAGACGCTCGCGCTGCCGGTGGACGCGTCGCTGACGAAGCGGGACATGCAGCGGATCGTCGCCGCCTGCAACGCGCTCGGTGGGCTGCTGCAACCTGCCTTCTGA